Genomic segment of Chionomys nivalis chromosome 17, mChiNiv1.1, whole genome shotgun sequence:
TCTCCCTACCTGCTTCTTGACATTATCAATCTCAGATCTCAGCCTCTGGATCATCCGGTTCATCTCCGAGATCTCATGCTTGGTGTTTCTCAGGTCGTCGCCATGCCGACCAGCTGTCTGTTGCAGTTCCTCATACTAATGCCaccaaaagagaaggaaaatatagTTAACACAGGGTGAAATACACTTTCCCAAGTTCACCAGCAGGAACTGTGGAGAATGGTAACTGGAGTCCTCTGGGGTCTGGGACTGTTTTGGGCCTTTGCAAGAGAGAGCTAATCTTAAGTAGCTTCTTGAGAGTCTTGGCTTTCCTAAAGGTACTGCCATGAAACTCTGCCCAAGTTCCTGGGTTTTGTGGAAAACAGATAGCTGGCTCCCCTGCAGTTTATTCCCAGTGGCCTCAGCAGTCCTGGGAGTCCTGTCCTTAGCACTGCTAGGACCTCTAGACAGTTGCAGCCTCGATATTCACCTAGGCACCCACCTTGGTCTGGTACCAGGACTCAGCCTCTGTTCGGCTGCGGTTGGCAATGTCCTCATACTGGGCCTTGACTTCGGCGATGATGCTGTCCAGGTCCAGGCTGCGGTTGTTATCCATGGACAGGACCACAGATGTGTCTGAGACATGTGTCTGCATCTGGGACAGCTCCTATAGGGACACTTGAAGTCAGTCATCTGATCCTGTTATTTAATGTGAGTTTCACTGAAATCTCCCATTTATTGTATCATAATAAAACACCCACAGGAGAAATTTTGACTTTGATTGCTTACCGCATCAAAGAACATCTTCATGAAGTTGATCTCGTCCATCAGGGCATCGACCTTGGCCTCTAGCTCCACCTTGCTCATGTAGGCAGCATCCACATCCTAAGGAAATAGCGGTGGTGGCCATCAAACAACCTGCACCTGACTTAAATGGCTCCACCCCCAGGAGAGCACAGCCCAGGGCTATGGGTTCTCTCCACCACACGTACCTTCTTCAGCATGACAAACTCATTCTCAGCAGTGGTACGCTTGTTAATCTCATCCTCATACCTGAAGGAAAAAGTGACAGGAAGCATTGGTCGGATGGTCAGGGCCAGGTAAAAGGGTCTCTGTGCAGTCATGTGAACATGCTTCCACACTGGAAGGAGGAGTTTGTTCACATCTCACGGACAGACAAATGGGCCACCATGAGACCTGGGCAAGTTCTTACCCTATGAGATGCTGCCTTCTCGGAAACTGCCTACCAAATACTCATCTAGTATCACTACTGTTCACTTGGATCAGCAATGATCCCGCAGGagtgggggtgtagctcagtggcagagcacatgCTTAGCGTGCAAGTGAGTTCACTCTCCAACACCACCAggaacacacaaagaaataaaacactagCAGCCCACGGAAGCAGGAGCCGATTGGTGAGACTTCGGGAATTCTTGGAGCCACCCAGCCGGGTTCCTCTTTGAACGGAAACTATCAAGGGCTATGCTTCGTGTTTTGAGGGCACTAGGCGATCCCCAAAGAGGGAAGGTTCCAGGAAGGCCAGTTCACCAGGTGGTGCTAGGGGCACACACTGCTACCCAGGCAGGTGGGTAAATGCTTTGGAGCAGAGCCAAGCCTGGGACTGGAACTTTCTAGCAGAGGCTTGGAGCTTTGTCTTAGTGGCGTAGTGCGCATGCTCCTCACCCGTGGGAAAGACAGACACCTTGGCCCAGCCATGGAGCAGATCTGGTGCTAGGGAGACCCCGGGCCTCTCCCATCACACTACAACTCACTTGTTCTTAAAGTCCTCCACCAGATCCTGCATGTTCCTCAGCTCTGAGTCCAGGCGGCCCCTCTCTCCCAGAACTCCATCCAGCTGCCTCCTGAGGTTGTTAATGTACTGCTCAAACAAAGGCTCCAGGTTCTGCCTCACGGTCTTGGTGCCCTGCTCCTGCAGCAGGGCCCACTTGGTGTCCAGGACCTTGTTCTGCTGCTCCAGGAAGCGCACCTGGAGGGGACCGAGTGTGAGAGGGAGAAGTTTCAGCTTCTGTGACGTTTTTACTACTGTGTACTTGTCACAGGCTGTTCCCACCAAACCCTGTGTTCAGTGCCTGGCCTGTGACCTGTAAGGGACAGTCGGCATGGACCTTCTCAATATCCTCCCTCTAGGGAAGGTAGTTCTCTCATGCAGGGCACAGAGAGCCCAGTAGTGACTGGCTGGAGTGTGGTCCAATTCACAGGGGCTGAAAAGGCTTCCAGACTGCCCTAGAGACACCTCAGCCTCTATGCAATCTGCTTATCAGAGGCCTGAGCTCATTTCAGTGCACTGGAATCAGACACCCTTATGGGGTACCCTCTGGAGGAGAGGAACGCTGACCCTGATTGCCAGTGCTAGTCTAACTACAGAGGGGACAAAGTCAGGACAGAGTCACCTAGAGGCAATGGCAGTGATTGAGCAAAGCCTAGATGCATCTTCCCTCCACTGCTGTCTTTGGCATTCACTCCAGATTCTACTACCGCTTATCTGCCCTGGACAGAACCATGTCTCACCTTGTCGATGAAGGACGCAAACTTGTTGTTGAGGGTCTTGATCTGCTCGCGCTCCTCAGTCCTCACCCGCTGGATGGTGGGGTCGATTTGCAGGTTCAGAGGAGTGAGGAGGTTCTGGTTAACGGTGACCTCTTGGATGCCTCCAGGGGGGCACACGGGGAAACCAGCTCCCCCATAGCCACCACCAAAGCCAGCTCCACCACCGAAGCCAAAGCCACTACCAGCTCCACCACCGAAGCCAAATCCACTGCCGGCTCCTCCTCCAAAGCCAAAGCTGCCTCCAGCACCAGCACCAAATCGGTTCCTGAAGCTGCCACCGCCAGAGCTGAATGATATCCTTTTGGAGCCCCCCACATTGTACAGGCTCCGGCTGCCATAGCCACCTGCTCCATAAGCACCCCCAAGGCTgaccctgccaccaccaccaccaccaccactgcggGACACCGAGCTGAAGCTGGTACGAGAGACAGACGGGGTGATGGCAGAGGCGGCGCTGAAAGAGCGGCTGCCCCCGCTTCGGAAGGACACACTCGACTGGCGAGACATGATGGTTGTCCCTGAAGGAGCAAGAGCACTGGGCGCTGGGAGTGGGGAGGTGCTGGCAAGTTCGGCGCTCAAGAGGACGCTGTGGGTGGCTGTTACTTAGCCGCTTCAAGGCCCCTTTTTATCCACCTTAGAAGTGGGCTGGGCAGCGGAGCTGTCGAGCTGTGAATGATTAGTGGGCTGGGCATGCCCGGGGGGCAACTGTGAGCTCACCCAACACACCTGCGCAGCGGTGTGGGGCGAAATGCTCCTCCCGGCAGCCTCTGCGCGGTAAGAAATAACCCTTCCTTGCAGCGCTGGTATCCTGGCAGTGTGTTGGGGGTGCTGCCAACTGCCTCTTGTCACCACAGGATCTGGGTGCTGTGGATAGCCTAGAAGGATGCCAGGAAGTAAGGGACATTTGCCCATGGCTGCTGACCTAGAGATCCTTACAGAATCAGTGACTGTCCACTGCCCCAGCCTGGTTCCTGCTGCCTTACTAGTTTAGGAGATCTGggccattggggggggggggcagagtggGTTTCCCATCTGCTAATTATCTGCTCTTCTTACACTTGGCTGTGCAACCGGGGCTGCAGAGATCTGAGTTCTTGCAAGGTGATCTATGGCTTCACATTTTGGGTAATGTTCCAGAGAAGCGGGGTCCAGTCCCTCACTGCACTATGCTTTCTTTAAGAGAGGTTCATTTATAACAGATACCATGGGGCAGATTCCCCTACAAGATTCAGGCCAGAAAGATCCCTCAAGCCCTCAGCTTTAAAACCAGAGGACCTAGGCCCTCTCACCCGGGCTGTTCACcactgagttctctttaaggccaGACCCACCCTCCACAGTTCCTCCTAATTCAGCTTTCCGTGTGTGCCCTTGCTGTTCTTTCTCCTGGGCAGGCCCATGTGGGAACTTAATAAACCAGCAAACCCCACTTAATCCTTTACAAAAAAAGTCTTGATAGTGGACTGGCAGCCGCGTCTCTCTTTGTGGGGAGCTGCTCTGCTAACTTCCCTGGTACCCCCCAAGCTCTGTTCCAGCAAGTTCTCAGTTATTCCACCAGGGAAGAAGTGAGTCATCGTATCTGTTGATACAGGCTGAAGGCCGCCGCAAACACATACCTGCAGGAGTTTCTAATCTCTCCAGGAACATGTTGAGAATCGGCAGGCCTGTTATAACGGGGAACCACCCTGTTCCAAGCAGAGGGAACTGCtgtgtttcctctccctccagcccAAAGCCTCCTTCATGGCCAAAGGCATGGAAAATGGAATTTTAAGTCTGCAGACTGACTGCCAGAGAGACTAGACAGAGCAAGTTGGGGGGACCAGGCGGCTGGCACAGTAGCCTACCAAAGCATGCTGGTATCACCTGTAGCTCCATCTGAAGGAAAGGGGGTTCAGATTCCAGCGAATGTCTGTCCCAAGCTGTGCCCTTGTCATTCTGGCTCAGGATTTGAGTGGAATCCCCTCTCTGACCCCTCCCAAAGAAGAGCAGGGCTCTTGGCCCCTGTTTGTCTGATGCAGTGGGAGCAGTGAGAACTGCTGAGAGGCCATGTTCTCAAGAGAACAGG
This window contains:
- the Krt5 gene encoding keratin, type II cytoskeletal 5 isoform X2; translation: MSRQSSVSFRSGGSRSFSAASAITPSVSRTSFSSVSRSGGGGGGGRVSLGGAYGAGGYGSRSLYNVGGSKRISFSSGGGSFRNRFGGAGSGFGFGGGAGSGFGFGGGAGFGGGYGGAGFPVCPPGGIQEVTVNQNLLTPLNLQIDPTIQRVRTEEREQIKTLNNKFASFIDKVRFLEQQNKVLDTKWALLQEQGTKTVRQNLEPLFEQYINNLRRQLDGVLGERGRLDSELRNMQDLVEDFKNKYEDEINKRTTAENEFVMLKKDVDAAYMSKVELEAKVDALMDEINFMKMFFDAELSQMQTHVSDTSVVLSMDNNRSLDLDSIIAEVKAQYEDIANRSRTEAESWYQTKYEELQQTAGRHGDDLRNTKHEISEMNRMIQRLRSEIDNVKKQCANLQNAIADAEQRGELALKDARNKLTELEEALQKAKQDMARLLREYQELMNTKLALDVEIATYRKLLEGEECRLSGEGVGPVNISVVTNSVSSGYGGSSLGFGGGSGFGGGLGSGLGGGGGGYYSSTSGGAGLGGGLSVGGSGFSASSGRGMGFGSGGGSSSSVKFVSTTSSSRRSFKS
- the Krt5 gene encoding keratin, type II cytoskeletal 5 isoform X1, with the protein product MSRQSSVSFRSGGSRSFSAASAITPSVSRTSFSSVSRSGGGGGGGRVSLGGAYGAGGYGSRSLYNVGGSKRISFSSGGGSFRNRFGAGAGGSFGFGGGAGSGFGFGGGAGSGFGFGGGAGFGGGYGGAGFPVCPPGGIQEVTVNQNLLTPLNLQIDPTIQRVRTEEREQIKTLNNKFASFIDKVRFLEQQNKVLDTKWALLQEQGTKTVRQNLEPLFEQYINNLRRQLDGVLGERGRLDSELRNMQDLVEDFKNKYEDEINKRTTAENEFVMLKKDVDAAYMSKVELEAKVDALMDEINFMKMFFDAELSQMQTHVSDTSVVLSMDNNRSLDLDSIIAEVKAQYEDIANRSRTEAESWYQTKYEELQQTAGRHGDDLRNTKHEISEMNRMIQRLRSEIDNVKKQCANLQNAIADAEQRGELALKDARNKLTELEEALQKAKQDMARLLREYQELMNTKLALDVEIATYRKLLEGEECRLSGEGVGPVNISVVTNSVSSGYGGSSLGFGGGSGFGGGLGSGLGGGGGGYYSSTSGGAGLGGGLSVGGSGFSASSGRGMGFGSGGGSSSSVKFVSTTSSSRRSFKS